One Hevea brasiliensis isolate MT/VB/25A 57/8 chromosome 5, ASM3005281v1, whole genome shotgun sequence genomic region harbors:
- the LOC110661554 gene encoding probable L-type lectin-domain containing receptor kinase S.5: MHFSQLIKCLLLLALLVSCLIEVGCLSFRYPSFETDNETDLIRHNSYIVLNAIQVTPDVSGGPITNLSGRAFYKEPFRLWGKSKHTGRIRASFNSTFVLNISPRTVPGGEGMAFILAVDSNLPENSQGQWLGIVNAKTNGTSQAKIVAVEFDTGKSYPGDVDSNHAGLDVNSISSIKQVPLGIFGINLSAGVDVMVRIQYEEENLTVFIGEDARNLVFSEPIDLSAYLPKEVFVGFSASTSTYTELNCVKSWEFYSSDINEDHSLLWVKIVVPIGAALLIGIAFFSCWKWKSKKNRSDDAYPSIEEEIKGSSMAPVKFTFKELQKATGKFNLQNMLGKGGFGTVYKGILKNKEVAVKRISRESTQGKQEFIAEVTTIGNFHHKNLLKLIGWCYERSEFLLVYEYMPNGSLDKLIFSDERAEVQENTLNWGRRLTIISGVAQALDYLHNGCEKRVLHRDIKTSNIMLDSEFDAKLGDFGLARIVKQREQTHHSTKELAGTVGYMAPECFFTRRATTETDVYAFGVLVLEVACGRKTGNQNEQSDYNSRIVCWVWELHRMGRLLDAADQKLNGEFAEEEMECLLILGLACCNPNPEQRPSMKTVLQVLTGEAPVPEVPAEMPAFVWPTMPAPVKESDCPLTGSQLTPFSEIRGR; the protein is encoded by the coding sequence ATGCACTTTTCTCAGTTAATCAAGTGCTTGCTACTATTAGCCCTCTTGGTTTCCTGTCTCATTGAAGTAGGATGCCTTAGTTTTAGATATCCAAGTTTCGAAACTGATAATGAAACTGATCTCATTCGACACAATTCTTACATAGTTCTTAATGCAATTCAAGTCACACCTGATGTTAGTGGAGGTCCTATCACCAATTTGTCTGGACGAGCCTTTTACAAAGAACCATTCAGGCTATGGGGCAAAAGCAAGCACACAGGTCGGATCAGAGCATCTTTCAATTCCACCTTTGTACTTAATATTAGTCCTCGAACCGTTCCTGGAGGAGAAGGTATGGCATTTATCCTTGCAGTAGATTCCAATCTCCCAGAAAATAGCCAAGGCCAGTGGCTTGGGATTGTAAATGCAAAAACAAATGGGACTTCTCAAGCCAAGATAGTTGCAGTAGAATTTGACACTGGGAAGAGCTATCCTGGGGACGTTGACAGTAACCATGCAGGCTTGGACGTGAACAGTATTTCCTCGATTAAACAAGTTCCTTTAGGTATCTTTGGTATTAATCTTTCAGCAGGCGTTGATGTAATGGTACGGATTCAATATGAAGAAGAAAATTTGACTGTTTTCATCGGAGAGGATGCAAGGAATCTTGTATTTTCTGAGCCTATTGATCTATCTGCCTATCTTCCAAAGGAGGTTTTTGTGGGATTTTCAGCTTCAACAAGCACTTACACAGAGCTGAACTGTGTAAAATCTTGGGAGTTCTATAGTTCAGATATAAATGAGGATCATAGTCTGTTGTGGGTTAAAATTGTGGTTCCTATAGGGGCAGCTTTGTTGATTGGTATTGCCTTTTTCTCGTGTTGGAAATGGAAATCCAAAAAGAATCGATCAGACGACGCCTATCCAAGcatagaagaagagataaaaggaTCCTCAATGGCCCCTGTGAAGTTCACATTTAAAGAACTTCAAAAAGCAACAGGCAAATTCAATTTGCAGAACATGCTTGGGAAAGGTGGATTTGGAACTGTCTATAAGGGAATCTTGAAAAATAAGGAAGTAGCAGTCAAAAGAATCTCCAGAGAGTCAACTCAGGGCAAGCAAGAATTCATAGCAGAAGTCACAACAATTGGCAACTTCCATCACAAGAATCTTTTAAAACTAATTGGATGGTGCTACGAAAGAAGTGAATTCCTCCTTGTGTACGAGTACATGCCGAATGGTAGCCTAGACAAGCTCATTTTCAGTGATGAGAGGGCAGAAGTACAAGAAAATACATTGAATTGGGGAAGAAGGCTCACTATAATATCTGGAGTGGCGCAGGCATTGGATTATTTGCATAACGGTTGTGAGAAAAGGGTACTTCACCGAGACATAAAAACCAGCAATATAATGTTGGATTCAGAGTTCGATGCAAAGCTAGGAGATTTTGGGCTCGCTCGTATTGTAAAGCAAAGAGAACAAACACACCACTCTACAAAAGAGCTTGCAGGCACAGTTGGTTATATGGCTCCTGAGTGTTTTTTCACTAGAAGGGCGACAACTGAAACAGATGTTTATGCCTTTGGTGTACTTGTTCTGGAAGTAGCCTGTGGAAGGAAGACTGGAAACCAAAATGAGCAGAGTGACTATAACAGTAGAATTGTTTGTTGGGTGTGGGAGCTTCACAGGATGGGAAGACTCCTTGATGCAGCAGATCAGAAATTGAATGGGGAATTCGCAGAGGAAGAAATGGAGTGTTTGCTTATTCTGGGCCTCGCCTGCTGCAATCCAAATCCGGAACAAAGGCCCTCCATGAAAACTGTATTGCAGGTTCTTACAGGGGAAGCACCTGTTCCCGAGGTACCAGCTGAAATGCCTGCTTTTGTGTGGCCAACCATGCCAGCACCTGTAAAAGAGTCAGATTGCCCTCTCACTGGAAGCCAACTAACTCCATTTTCAGAAATTAGAGGGAGATGA
- the LOC131180142 gene encoding protein VACUOLELESS GAMETOPHYTES-like, whose product MGPIRTEEEKPKYNHFSHKHPLELDNTSRTGTTTCSGCKKDILSGKDFYTCKACSFSLHRACYNMARLYQHPAEPGHDMNLLLLPSFECKACGNQGSGFCYNCSVCACRYHTLCLRIPLTASCALHHINID is encoded by the coding sequence ATGGGTCCGATCAGAACTGAAGAGGAAAAGCCCAAGTATAATCATTTCAGTCATAAGCATCCATTGGAACTCGATAATACTAGCCGAACAGGCACCACAACCTGTTCGGGTTGCAAGAAGGATATATTATCTGGCAAGGATTTCTACACTTGCAAGGCTTGCTCCTTTTCTCTCCACCGTGCGTGCTATAATATGGCAAGATTATATCAGCACCCAGCTGAACCTGGCCATGACATGAATCTGCTTCTTTTGCCATCCTTTGAATGCAAAGCCTGTGGAAATCAGGGTTCAGGATTCTGCTACAATTGCAGTGTCTGCGCCTGCCGTTATCACACGCTATGCTTAAGAATCCCTCTTACAGCATCATGTGCATTGCATCACATAAACATCGATTAA